The following coding sequences are from one Epilithonimonas vandammei window:
- the gap gene encoding type I glyceraldehyde-3-phosphate dehydrogenase: protein MSTIKVGINGFGRIGRLVFRAMAERSNIEVVGINDLIDAEYMAYMLKYDSVHGPFKGEVSVQGNNLVVNGKTIRVTAEKDPNNLKWNEVGAEYIVESTGLFLSKDSAQAHINAGAKKVILSAPSKDDTPMFVMGVNHKDLTDDIKIFSNASCTTNCLAPLAKVIHDNFGIAEGLMTTVHATTATQKTVDGPSAKDWRGGRSALNNIIPSSTGAAKAVGKVIPSLNGKLTGMSFRVPTADVSVVDLTVKLDKPTSYEEICAAIKAASEGELKGILGYTEDAVVSQDFVSDARTSIFDKEAGIMLNPTFVKLVSWYDNEWGYSNKLADTLVHSASL, encoded by the coding sequence TTTCAGAGCTATGGCCGAAAGAAGCAACATCGAAGTTGTAGGGATTAATGACCTTATCGATGCGGAATATATGGCTTATATGCTAAAATACGATTCGGTACACGGACCGTTTAAGGGTGAAGTGTCAGTACAAGGAAATAACCTTGTAGTTAACGGAAAAACAATCCGTGTAACTGCTGAGAAAGACCCTAACAACCTAAAATGGAACGAAGTTGGTGCAGAATATATCGTAGAATCTACAGGTTTATTCCTTTCAAAAGATTCTGCACAGGCTCACATCAACGCTGGTGCAAAGAAAGTTATCCTTTCTGCGCCGTCAAAAGATGATACGCCAATGTTCGTAATGGGTGTAAACCACAAAGATCTGACTGACGATATCAAAATCTTTTCCAACGCATCTTGTACAACCAACTGTCTTGCACCATTGGCGAAAGTAATCCACGACAACTTCGGTATCGCAGAAGGTCTTATGACAACTGTACACGCTACTACTGCAACTCAGAAAACCGTAGATGGTCCATCTGCAAAAGACTGGAGAGGTGGTAGATCTGCTCTTAACAATATCATCCCTTCTTCTACAGGTGCTGCAAAAGCGGTAGGAAAAGTAATCCCTTCTCTTAACGGGAAACTGACCGGTATGTCTTTCAGAGTTCCGACTGCTGACGTTTCTGTAGTGGATCTTACTGTAAAATTAGACAAACCAACATCTTACGAAGAAATCTGCGCTGCTATAAAAGCTGCATCTGAAGGCGAATTGAAAGGAATTCTTGGTTACACAGAAGATGCTGTAGTTTCTCAGGATTTCGTAAGTGATGCAAGAACTTCCATCTTCGATAAAGAAGCTGGAATTATGCTAAACCCAACTTTCGTGAAATTGGTATCTTGGTACGATAACGAATGGGGTTATTCTAACAAATTGGCAGATACGCTTGTTCACTCTGCGTCTTTGTAA
- a CDS encoding Eco57I restriction-modification methylase domain-containing protein translates to MSLFQKTIINKYLKLQNRDQLNQKWDLFCKHFHNAEIQENIRNSKEEQYQGEFLIDLFVNVLGYTKNPTPHFNLTTEYKNVKDSKKADGAIIISDIVLAIIELKGTNTTDLSKIETQAFGYKNNQPDCKYVITSNFEKLRFYIDNAIEHLEFNLFELTKGDFELLYLCLAFENISADIPAKIKNESVSKEDEITKKLYKDYSVFKRELFKNLSEQNPEFDPLELFKKSQKLLDRLLFLFFGEDRGLLPPNSVRLILEQWNKLKELDEYVPLYDRFKKYFGYLNTGFKGKQFDVFAYNGGLFKPDEILDNITIDDTLLYNHTLKLAEYDFASEVDVNILGHIFENSLNEIDEIKAQLEGQEIDKSKTKRKKDGVFYTPKYITKYIVENTVGKLCEEKKAELGIVEEDYFTDKKRQQKTKLQLLQKLADYRTWLHQITIIDPACGSGAFLNEALNFLIEEHKYIDELEAKLTGSSIAFAYHSESILENNLFGVDLNEESVEIAKLSLWLRTAEPNRKLNDLSNNIKCGNSLIDDAEIAGDKAFNWDKEFPQIFAKGGFDVVIGNPPYVQVDDKLYSKFQTQKCGDLYAYFFERGIEINTKNGFFGFITPSLFIKGMRYESLRQFLLNNTNIIEISDLGDKIFEDVQMPTAITILKNEIKINQNWDNYIQGNEILNKLDSKSIKIENISKIMRGLEIGKDKVNIGSKEITFLTGEDIFRYGIKSISYITENTYNEFKKDNYYFSGNRILIRETGNRLTSIYIENKEFQQNRSLYSIKLTSDEFDYNFITSLLNSKTIQYYYQSKFAANTDVFPKIRIGQVKQLPIKEVSLENQQPFIEKADQMLSLNKELQELSAKFQRNLQREFSLETLSKKLQNWYELSFAEFLKELAKAKLNLTLSQKAEWEDYFLAEQQKAISIKSQIDQTDKEIDQMVYELYGLTEEEIEIVENS, encoded by the coding sequence ATGTCTCTATTTCAAAAAACAATAATCAACAAATATCTCAAACTACAAAACCGAGATCAACTCAACCAAAAATGGGATTTGTTTTGCAAGCATTTTCATAATGCTGAAATCCAGGAAAATATTAGAAATTCCAAAGAAGAACAGTACCAGGGCGAATTTTTGATTGACTTGTTTGTAAATGTTTTGGGATATACTAAAAATCCCACGCCGCACTTTAACCTTACTACAGAATATAAAAACGTAAAAGACAGCAAAAAAGCAGATGGCGCCATTATTATTAGTGATATAGTTCTTGCTATTATAGAACTAAAAGGAACCAATACAACGGATTTATCAAAAATTGAAACCCAGGCTTTTGGCTATAAAAACAATCAGCCGGATTGCAAATACGTCATTACGTCTAATTTTGAAAAACTACGTTTCTATATAGATAATGCCATTGAACACTTAGAATTTAATTTGTTTGAACTGACGAAAGGCGATTTCGAATTGTTATATTTATGTCTGGCATTTGAAAATATTTCAGCAGACATTCCTGCCAAGATTAAAAATGAATCGGTAAGTAAGGAAGACGAAATCACCAAAAAACTGTACAAAGATTATTCGGTTTTCAAAAGAGAGTTGTTTAAAAATCTGTCCGAACAAAACCCGGAATTTGATCCGTTAGAACTTTTCAAAAAATCTCAAAAACTATTAGATAGGCTTTTATTTCTCTTCTTCGGAGAAGACAGAGGTCTGCTTCCTCCCAATTCGGTAAGACTGATTCTGGAACAATGGAACAAGCTGAAAGAATTAGACGAATATGTTCCGCTTTACGACCGGTTCAAAAAATATTTTGGCTACCTCAATACAGGTTTCAAAGGGAAACAATTTGATGTTTTTGCTTATAATGGCGGACTTTTTAAACCAGACGAAATTCTTGATAATATCACTATTGATGATACTTTACTCTACAATCACACATTAAAATTAGCAGAGTATGATTTTGCCAGTGAAGTAGACGTGAATATTTTAGGGCATATTTTTGAAAATTCCCTCAATGAAATAGATGAAATAAAAGCCCAGTTAGAAGGACAAGAAATAGATAAATCTAAAACCAAAAGGAAAAAAGATGGCGTTTTCTACACCCCGAAATACATTACCAAATACATTGTAGAAAATACTGTTGGCAAACTTTGCGAAGAAAAGAAAGCAGAATTAGGAATTGTAGAAGAAGACTATTTTACAGATAAAAAACGCCAACAAAAAACCAAACTGCAATTGTTGCAGAAATTGGCAGATTACAGAACTTGGCTACATCAGATTACCATTATAGACCCAGCTTGTGGAAGTGGAGCTTTCCTGAACGAAGCGCTGAATTTCTTGATTGAAGAACATAAATATATAGACGAGTTGGAAGCCAAACTTACAGGTTCTTCTATTGCTTTTGCCTATCACTCCGAAAGTATTTTAGAGAACAATCTTTTTGGGGTAGATCTGAACGAAGAATCTGTAGAAATAGCCAAACTTTCTCTTTGGCTTCGCACAGCAGAACCTAACCGAAAGCTAAACGACCTGAGCAACAACATAAAGTGTGGAAACTCCTTAATAGACGACGCCGAAATTGCTGGTGACAAAGCGTTTAACTGGGATAAAGAATTCCCACAGATTTTTGCAAAAGGCGGTTTTGATGTGGTAATTGGAAATCCGCCGTATGTACAAGTAGATGATAAATTATATTCAAAATTTCAAACTCAAAAATGTGGTGATTTATATGCTTATTTTTTTGAAAGAGGAATCGAAATTAATACTAAGAATGGATTTTTTGGTTTTATAACTCCAAGTTTATTTATTAAAGGAATGAGATATGAGTCATTGAGACAATTTCTATTAAATAATACAAATATTATTGAAATTAGCGATTTGGGAGATAAAATTTTTGAAGACGTTCAAATGCCTACTGCAATTACAATTTTAAAGAATGAAATAAAAATAAACCAAAACTGGGATAATTATATACAAGGAAATGAAATTTTAAATAAATTAGATAGTAAAAGTATTAAAATAGAGAATATTTCTAAAATTATGAGAGGTTTAGAAATTGGAAAAGATAAAGTAAATATTGGTAGTAAAGAAATTACTTTTTTGACGGGTGAAGATATTTTTAGATATGGAATAAAATCTATTAGCTATATTACAGAAAATACTTATAACGAATTTAAAAAAGACAATTATTATTTTAGTGGAAATAGAATTTTAATAAGAGAGACTGGAAATAGATTAACTTCAATTTATATTGAAAATAAAGAATTTCAACAAAATAGAAGTTTATACTCTATTAAATTGACAAGTGATGAATTTGATTATAATTTTATCACTTCTTTACTAAATTCAAAAACTATCCAATATTATTATCAATCAAAGTTTGCGGCAAATACTGACGTATTTCCTAAAATTAGAATTGGTCAAGTAAAACAACTTCCAATAAAAGAAGTATCGTTAGAAAACCAACAACCTTTCATCGAAAAAGCCGACCAAATGCTTTCTTTAAATAAAGAATTGCAAGAGCTATCAGCCAAATTCCAAAGAAATCTGCAAAGAGAATTTTCTCTGGAAACGCTTTCCAAAAAATTACAAAATTGGTATGAGCTTTCTTTTGCAGAGTTCCTAAAAGAATTGGCAAAAGCAAAACTCAACCTTACACTTTCCCAAAAAGCAGAATGGGAAGATTATTTCTTAGCAGAACAACAAAAAGCAATATCTATAAAATCTCAAATAGATCAAACAGACAAAGAAATAGACCAAATGGTGTATGAACTTTATGGCTTGACAGAGGAGGAAATAGAGATTGTAGAAAATTCCTGA